The nucleotide window CGTCGAGCACCTTCTCGATGATCGAGTGCATGTCGTAGGGCGTGTTCGCCGAGTCCGGGATGATCGTGTCGAGGGCCCGGTCCTCGTCGTTGATCCCGAGGTCGGTGTCGACGCCGTAGACCGGCGGGTCCGAGAGGTTGTTGCTGGGCAGGTAGGACAGGATCGCCTTGACGTACTCCAGCGCGTCCGCCTCGTCCGCGCCCATGTAGTGGGCGTTGCCGCTCTTGGTGTTGTGCGCCCGCGCCCCACCGAGGTCCTCGAACGAGACCTCCTCACCGGTGACGGTCTTGATGACCTCCGGACCGGTGATGAACATGTGCGAGGTCTTGTCGACCATCACCACGAAGTCGGTGATCGCGGGGGAGTAGACGTGCCCACCGGCGCAGGTTCCCATGATCAGCGAGATCTGCGGGACCACGCCGGAGGCGTGCACGTTGCGCGTGAAGATCTCGCCGTACAGGCCGAGCGAGACCACGCCTTCCTGGATCCGGGCGCCCGCGCCCTCGTTGATCCCGATGATCGGACAGCCGGTCTTGATCGCCAGGTCCATGACCTTGCAGATCTTCTCGCCGTACACCTCGCCCAGCGATCCGCCGAAGATGGCGAAGTCCTGGGAGAACACGCAGACCGGACGCCCGTCGACGGTGCCGTAGCCGGTGACTACGCCGTCGCCGTACGGACGGTTCTTCTCCAGCCCGAACGCTGTCGAGCGGTGCCGGGCGAACTCGTCCATCTCGACGAAGGAGTCCTCGTCCAGCAGCATGGCGATTCGCTCGCGGGCGGTCATCTTGCCCTTGGCGTGCTGCTTCTCCACGGCCTTCGCGGAGCCGGCGTGCACGGCCTCCTCGGTGCGCA belongs to Sporichthyaceae bacterium and includes:
- a CDS encoding acyl-CoA carboxylase subunit beta, with protein sequence MAEPAFETDLPASPPADHGIDIHTTAGKLAELGVRTEEAVHAGSAKAVEKQHAKGKMTARERIAMLLDEDSFVEMDEFARHRSTAFGLEKNRPYGDGVVTGYGTVDGRPVCVFSQDFAIFGGSLGEVYGEKICKVMDLAIKTGCPIIGINEGAGARIQEGVVSLGLYGEIFTRNVHASGVVPQISLIMGTCAGGHVYSPAITDFVVMVDKTSHMFITGPEVIKTVTGEEVSFEDLGGARAHNTKSGNAHYMGADEADALEYVKAILSYLPSNNLSDPPVYGVDTDLGINDEDRALDTIIPDSANTPYDMHSIIEKVLDDGEFVEVQELYAPNIIVGFGRVDGHSVGVVANQPMQFAGCLDINASEKAARFVRTCDAFNVPILTFVDVPGFLPGTSQEWDGIIRRGAKLIYAYCEATVPKVTVITRKAYGGAYDVMGSKHLDADLNFAWPTAQIAVMGAQGAVNILYRKELAETANPEVRRKELVTEYEDTLANPYIAAERGYVDAVIEPSTTRTHVVRALRTLRNKRASLPPRKHGNIPL